One Clarias gariepinus isolate MV-2021 ecotype Netherlands chromosome 5, CGAR_prim_01v2, whole genome shotgun sequence genomic region harbors:
- the cxcr4b gene encoding C-X-C chemokine receptor type 4b: MNSGLSVSIMSVYETYVFDMDLMNGSEGSGMDLEDMEEVCDIPGNQDFQKYFLPAVYGIIFILGIVGNGLVVLVMGFQKKTKNMTDKYRLHLSVADLLFVLTLPFWAVDAVSSWYFGKFMCVAVNMIYTVNLYSSVLILAFISLDRYLAVVRATNSQTTRKLLAERVIYVGVWLPAMLLTVPDLVFAKVEQTSTHAICDRFYPSDNNTTWKAVFRFQHILVGFVLPGLVILICYCIIISKLSKGSKGQTLKRKALKTTIILVLCFFVCWLPYCAGILVDTLVMIKLISAGCYLERVLQKWILITEALAYFHCCLNPILYAFLGVRFSKSARNALSINSRSSQKVLTKKRGHVSSVSTESESSSVLSS, from the exons atgAACAGTGGATTGAGTGTGAGCATCATGTCTGTCTATGAG ACCTACGTATTTGACATGGACCTCATGAACGGCTCTGAAGGATCTGGCATGGATCTGGAAGACATGGAGGAGGTTTGTGATATCCCGGGCAACCAGGACTTCCAAAAGTACTTCCTCCCCGCTGTTTATGGAATCATCTTCATTTTAGGAATTGTGGGAAACGGACTGGTGGTGCTGGTGATGGGATTTCAGAAGAAGACCAAAAACATGACGGATAAGTACAGGCTGCACCTGTCGGTGGCCGATCTACTGTTCGTGCTGACGCTGCCGTTCTGGGCCGTGGACGCCGTGAGCTCGTGGTACTTTGGGAAGTTTATGTGCGTCGCCGTGAACATGATCTACACCGTGAACCTGTACAGCAGCGTCCTCATCCTCGCCTTCATCAGCCTGGATCGGTATTTAGCCGTAGTACGCGCGACAAACAGCCAGACGACGAGGAAGCTCCTGGCCGAGCGCGTGATCTACGTGGGGGTCTGGCTCCCGGCCATGCTCCTCACTGTTCCTGATCTGGTGTTTGCTAAAGTCGAGCAAACCAGTACTCATGCCATCTGCGATCGCTTCTACCCTAGCGACAACAACACGACGTGGAAGGCGGTGTTCCGTTTCCAGCACATCCTTGTGGGATTCGTGTTGCCCGGTTTGGTCATCCTGATCTGCTACTGCATCATCATCTCCAAGCTCTCAAAAGGCTCTAAGGGCCAGACGCTGAAGAGGAAGGCTCTGAAGACCACCATCATCCTGGTGCTGTGCTTCTTCGTCTGCTGGCTGCCCTACTGCGCCGGCATCCTGGTGGACACGCTGGTCATGATCAAGCTGATTTCGGCCGGATGCTATCTGGAGCGTGTGCTGCAGAAGTGGATCCTCATCACAGAGGCGCTCGCGTACTTCCACTGCTGCCTCAACCCCATCCTGTACGCCTTCCTGGGGGTGCGCTTCAGCAAATCGGCACGGAACGCCCTGAGCATCAACAGCAGGTCCAGCCAGAAGGTCCTCACCAAGAAGCGAGGACACGTGTCCTCGGTGTCCACCGAGTCCGAGTCCTCCAGCGTCCTCTCCAGTTAG